Below is a genomic region from Desulforhopalus sp..
CAGCTGTAATCGCCGGTGGAAAGAGACAACAGGGCGAGCTCTTCAAAGCCGGAGTTGTCGATGCCGTTTTCCGCAAGTTCCATGATTTGCTCCGGGGTCCGTTCCCGAACCGGCCGGTAGGTGATGCCTGCCTGGCAAAACCGGCAGCCTCTGGTGCAGCCGCGGGCGACTTCGATCCCCAGTCGGTCATGGACAATCTTGGCATTTGGCACGATGGGTCGTTTGAGGTGATCTATCTTGCCAAGATCTTTCAGTATTCTCCGACGTATCACATCTTTTTCGCCGGCCATTCGACGGATTGCCAGGATGTTCCCGGAGGCGTCATAATCCGGCTGGAAATGGCTGGGGATATACACACCGTCAATTGCCGCAAGGTGCAAAAGAAGTTCGGCCTTGCTCCCACCCGCGGCTTTATGCCGGACAATCACATCGCCAATCTCGATGACCGCCTCCTCGCCGTCGCCGAGGAGAATGGCGTCAAAATAATCGGCGACCGGCTCAGGGTTAAAGGACCCGGCGCCGCCGCCGAGGAGAAGGGGGAACGAGCTGTCCCGGTCCCGTGCGTACAAGGGAATATTAGCCAGATCGAGGATTGTCAGGATGTTGGTGTAGCAGAGTTCATAGGGCAGGGTGATGCCGATACAATCAAAACTGTTCAGCGGCCGGAGTGACTCAAGACTGGTGAGCAGCTGTCCTTTTTCACGAAGGAGCCGCTCAATATCGGTGTCCGGGCAATAGCAGCGCTCAGCCAGGAAATCTTCCCGGCTGTTCAGAATATGATAGAGGATTTGCAGGCCGTGATGGGACATACCTATTTCATAAAGGTCTGGAAAGACAAGGGCAAAGCGGACCGAAATGGAATCCCAGTCCTTTTGCACGGAATTATATTCATGACCGAGGTAGCGGCCGGGTTTGACGACGGAGGCAAAGTGCGCTTGGTTGGACATGGGGTTCCCAGGGAAAAATGGTGGAGGAAATACTCCTGCAGTAGGCATATCTCTTTGATTCTTCAATATCATCCAGGCCAATCATTTACTGAAATTTGGTTGACTTTTCAAGTCGGGATAAGGTAATCAGAAAAGTTGTACTCGGCGTTTTTGGTTAAACATTCGTTATAATATGTGAAAAAGGATGTGTCTGATGAAATGGTTAGCATTTCTTCTCGTCGTTTTTACCGGAATCATTGTCGGGTTGTCTTCGGCAGGTTTTGCAGCGTCCTCGGGTGGGGTGGCAATCGAATCGATTTCCCATGCCGTGGTTGCCGACAATGAGGAGAAGTTGACCTTCAAGCTCGGGGCCCAGGTTGCCCCGAAGATTTTCACCATGAAGGGTGATAATCCTCGTTTGGTCCTTGATTTCCTTAATAGTTCGTATGCGGGCAAAGGAAACATTCCTCTTCCCGAAGGCAAATTGGCCACAACCATTCGTACCGGTTCGCATCAGGCTCCTGAACAGAAAATACGCGTGGTGGTAGATCTTGCCAAGAACATCGCCGTTCGTCATACCAGCGAGTATTCCGAGGCGGATCGTATTCTCACCGTACGGTTGTCTGCCGATTCGAAGGAGCAGTCTTCAAAAGAGATGTTGCCCGCCGTCAAGCAGGAAGCAGTGGCCCCGCCATTACCTGTTGAAAAAGACGCTGCGGTTGCCAAACCTGCCACTGAAAAACTCACCGTCGAAAAACCGGTGATTGAAAAACCTGTCGCGGAAAAGGCTGTGGCTGACAAACCCGCCGTTGACAAGCAAGCGGCCGGAAAATTGGCAACGGAGAAACCGCTATCGACCGCAGCTCTCCCTGCCGAACCGGAGAAGAAAGCGGCGTCGGCCTCAACTATAACTCCTGCCGCACCTTCCGTGCCAGAGAGCCCGCAGCTTCTTAATATAACCTTTGATGATTCCTCGCAAAAAGGCGAAATGGTACTTTTTCATCTCACCGGATTTCTTCCGCCAACCGTTTCTGCCGTGGAAAAAGACAATCCCAGAGTGATCTGTGATTTTCCCGGGATAGAACTCAGCAAAGGGCTGCAGGAAAACATCCTTGCCAACGGCAAATATGTCCAAAAGATAAGCACGGCAAAACACAGCAAACCGGAGAAGGTCCAGGTGACTCTCAGTCTCTCTCCCAGCAGGGACTATGATTTGCAGCAGGTATTCTTTAAAAAGGACAATCTCTTTGTCTTGATCATCAATGAATTGCCGGCGGAGAAATCAGCAAAGTAATACTGGATTACTATGGAAAAAGCTGTTGGGTGTATCCTGGCGGTACGGGAATGGAGAATTGTTTTCCCTCATTGGTTAGTTGGACATTTGACAGCTTAAGTCGGATATCGGTTCCGTAGTCGAGGCCTTCGATGTGTATTTCCAGAGGTTGGTGACATTCTCCTAGAGTAATCCAGTCACCATAAGTCACCTTGGCAATGATTTTACCGTTGCTGTTTTCCAGGACGCGGGCAAGAGGTAATTTGCTGGAAGGTTCAAGAAGCAGGTGGCTCATGCCCGCCGGTTCCGTCTTGCCGTGTCGAAAAGATATCCACAAACCCCTGGCATCCTTATCCTCGTAGATAGCGGAGATGGTATTACTCGGCCGCAGATTTCTCCCAGTGATCCACTCCCCCCATTGCCCGTTAAGGAATTCATTCGGCAGACTGTGGCGTACACCAAAGGCCTGCATGCTGCCAGCCAAGTATTTCCTCTCAGGGACATTAACATATTGATACCACTTCTGGTCTCCGGCAATAGCCACAAGGGTTTGGCCAAAAGGGTTGGCGACGACAAATTTGTAGGATCCTGGGGATGAAAACTGCAGGTAGCCACTCAGCGCCTGTTTTTCGAGGGGATCTGTGTAGAAAAGGGCCAAGTCGCCATCAAGACCAGGGCCGCAGGCCTGCTGTTCTTGCAACAGAGAATCGACCAACTGACTGGCGGTGGTGAACTGGTCACCATCCAGGGGGCTTGTCCAGGGTTTGCCGGCACATCCTGAGAGGATCAGAGCAGCAAATAGCAGGAGGCTGGAAAACGGGATGCTTGGGATCTTAGTGTTTATCAAGGGCATCAATTTTCTCCTGTACTGCAGCTTTTTTGTTTTCATCTTCAAACATCCCTAAAGCCTTCTGGTAGTATTCAAGCGCTTTGCCTGTGTTGCCGAGGGAGCGGTACGCATCGCCGAGGTGATCGTATATGTTTGGATCATTCGGTTCCAGTTCGATGGATCGGCTGAGTTCACTGACTGCCCTCTGGAAATCGCCTAGGCGATAATATACCCAACCCAGGCTGTCAACGATGTAGCCGTTATCAGGTTTCAGGGCCACTGCCTTAGTAATATATTCCAGGGCTTCCTTGAGGCGGATATTTTTATCGGCCCAGGTATAGCCGATAAAATTCAAGGCCTCGGCGTGATCCGGCTGCAGTTCCAGGACTTTCATCATTTTGTTCATGGCCTGTTCTTCCATGCCTTTCTTGTCAAGGATTAGAGCGTATTGGAAGAATAGCTGAGCGTTGTCGGGATAGATGGACACAGCTGCTTCGAGGAGGGAAACGGCAGCGTGGTCTTCTTGGTTTTCATGGTACAGCGAAGCGAGGAGGGCGTAAAAGAGGGGCCTTCGTCCGGACTCCTTGGCGATATGTTTTCTCAAAAGAGCGATGGCTTTGT
It encodes:
- a CDS encoding AMIN domain-containing protein, whose amino-acid sequence is MKWLAFLLVVFTGIIVGLSSAGFAASSGGVAIESISHAVVADNEEKLTFKLGAQVAPKIFTMKGDNPRLVLDFLNSSYAGKGNIPLPEGKLATTIRTGSHQAPEQKIRVVVDLAKNIAVRHTSEYSEADRILTVRLSADSKEQSSKEMLPAVKQEAVAPPLPVEKDAAVAKPATEKLTVEKPVIEKPVAEKAVADKPAVDKQAAGKLATEKPLSTAALPAEPEKKAASASTITPAAPSVPESPQLLNITFDDSSQKGEMVLFHLTGFLPPTVSAVEKDNPRVICDFPGIELSKGLQENILANGKYVQKISTAKHSKPEKVQVTLSLSPSRDYDLQQVFFKKDNLFVLIINELPAEKSAK